The genomic segment gagaattagacacagttcctggccccaaaggggctcacaatctaagaataaagggtGGCAATGTCTGTGGAGGGACCTGGGGATAGACCCATAAggaaagataaaacaataaaaacacacaaaaaagcaAGAGACTCTGTCAAGGACAATAATTAATGCAGTGAGGATACAGTGACTAGAGGGGCAGAGTTTCAGGCTACTTGCTGCTAAGAAGCAAACAGTCTCAGCGACCACCACAGCCTACCCAATATTCTAAATTGTGTGGAGTTCACACAATGGTGCTGAATGTTTCCTGTCTGGCCACCTGGAGCAGAACAGGTCAGGGACGAGGCTCCAGGTGGCATGACATGGAAGGTGGCAGTGGTTCCCCAGGGCAAGTAGCTTGATTACATGGTCCTCCCTCAGTTTTCCACAAAATGGCTCTTCCTTTGGGTCTATTTTCCCCAAAGCCCAGGGGCCCTATCCTGGCCAGCTGGAGACTGAGCCAtctctgttctgttttgttttttctctcaatcaatcaatcaatcaatcaatcaatcttatttattgagcgcttactgtgtgcagagcactgtactaagtgcttgggaagtacaagttggcaacatatagaggcagtccctacccagcagtgggctcacagtctaaaagtctcaaatCAGCTTTTCTAcataactttcccatcccagcagaccacaccaccatcctccctggccCAGAACCTGAGAACCAAGTGATTGTCTTCTCATctatcacattcagtctgtcactaaatcctgctggtttgtTCTCCACAATGTTTTCTAGAtttaccccttcctttccatctaaatgGCCACTCCTCCAggtacttgtcatatcctggGTAGACTACTGCATCATGGTCTTCTGGCTCCTTGAGGAGCAACctcgcttagtggatagaacataggcctgggagtcagaaggtcatgggttctagtcctaggtcctccatatgtctgctgtgtgaccttgagcaagtcatatcttctctgggcctcagttacctcatctgtgaaccagcatggcttagtgtcaagagcccaggcttgagagtcagaggacgtgggttctaatcccagttctgccacttgtttgctatgtgaccttgggcaaactttttaacttctctgtgcctcagttacctcatctgtaaaatggggatgaagactgtgaggcctacgtgggacaatctgattacctgtatttaccccagtgcttagaatagtgcttggcaaataataagtgcttaatgaataccattattattattattattattattaaaatgggaaataTGACTGTgagctatgtgggacatgggctgtgtccaacctgactaccttgcatctacctcagtgcttaggacagtgcttggcacatagtaagtgcttaacaagtacatagttattattattatcatcttcctcAGTGTTTTTCCGGCTTCCAGTTTGGCctttctccaatccatacttcactccactttccagatcatttttctaaaatgttgttctaCGTATGTGTCTCTGTTCCTCGAAAACACTTCATTGGCTACCCATTACTCTCAAATAGGAACTCCTGACTGTAAACCTTAAGGCATTCTATCATTTCTCTCttacttatccattctcttcttccactgcatTCCAGCTTTTACTCTTCAAGAGTACTCTTGTACTCTTACTCTTTGTAACTGGTTTTTAAAGACTTCCCTGTCTCCAAGTTCATTTGCACATTCTCGCATctgccagaactccctcccccttcacatctggtggaccattactctcccaccttcaaagccctcctgaaatcccacatcctccagaAGGAATTCATCAAGGAgccagggacagagggaggagggagcaaggatcagagggaaggagagaaccaGGGTCAGAGGGTAGGAGGGAGCCAGGGTCAGAGGGAAGGAAGCAAGggtcagaggggagagaaagccaAGGACAGAAGGAAATCAGGaccagaggagaggatggagccagGTTCAGAGAGGAGGGAGtcaggagcagaggggaagagggagccagCAACAGAGGGAAGGAAGTCATTAGGCAAATGCTGTCCAGAATCCCCTGGTGATGAATAGGTCCACCAGGGCTTCTTGAAAGGAAACAAAAGTCCTTCTCCAGCACACATCTGGCAATTGTCCCTAAAAGCAGGCTGGGGACGTGGGGTGGGAGTGAAGGGTAGAGTCGTGGAGGGGAGAACTTCCCCGGACACTGCTCTCCCAGGGCCCAAAATCCTGAGAAGAAGCTCAGAAGGTGAGTTTCTGGGAAGTTTCTCTGGGGCTGGTCCTCCACAACCCCCTTCCTTTTTGATGTATCTGAAGTGATGAAAATGTTTGAGATGGACTGGAAGTCAGACAGCAACACAGTAGGAACTGATTTTAGGGACATGCATTTTTGTTTATTTCCGGGATTTTCTGttgttcttttaatggtatttgtaaagcacctactatgtgccaggaactagactaagcactggggtaaacacaaactaatcaggttggacaaggtccatgccccacatggggctcacgttcttaattcccattttacaggtgaggtaactgaaatacggagaagttaagtgatttgcccaaggtggcctagtggaaagggtaagggtctgaaaatcagaggacctattcctctgctacttgtctgcagggtgaccttggggaagtcactacacttctctgtgactcagttacctcatctgtagaccttcccagtctgagcccttcttttcctctgctcctcctcccctccccatcagcccaactccctccttctgatcgacccccctccctccccacaacacctgtgtatatatgtacatatttattattctatttattaatgatgtgtatgtacctataattacatttatttatattaatgctattgatgcctgcctgcttgttttgttttgttttgttgtctgtctccccccttctagtctgtgagcccgttgttgggtagggattgtctctgttgctgggttgtactttccaagcacttagtacagtgcactgcacacagtaaacactcaataaatatgatggaataaatgaatgaatgaataaaacggggtttaagactatgagccccatgtgggacatggactttgtccaatctgtttactttgtatctacccaagcacttagaacagtgtctagcacatagtaaatgcttaaaaaataccattttttaaaaatggcagagctgagaatcaaacccaggtcctctgtctcccaggctctggctctttccagcagaccatgtggcttctcatGTTAACTTGATTGTCCAGTTTGTGAGGTTTCTAATCtgagctctaccccttgtctgctgtgtgaccgtgggcatgtcactcaagttctctgtgcctcagttacctcatcagaaaaataaGGTAAAATGTGCCCTAAGTGATTAGaacacattattatttttataatggcatttttaagtgcttactctgagctaggccccatactaagtgctggggtagatagaagatcggggttgggcacagtctttgtcccacataagacttacagtcttaacaccaattttacagatgaggcaacctaggcacagagaagtttagtagcatgcccatggtcactcagcagacaagtgggggagccattagaactcaagtcctttgagtcccaagcctatgctctttccattaggccatgctgcttctctattgtttactgtgcgccgagcactgtcctaagtgtttgggagtataCTATGTAGCAGGGTTGGagccaccttccctgcctacaagtggATTAAAGCTAGAGGgggattattataattacaacacggtacacagcaagtgctttatCAATAAGTGCcagataaatgccataattattattacaattattaatggGATTGGAGTGTAAAGCTGTGCTCCAGGTTGGGGCCCAAGACAGGTTGGTGATATGTAGGGGAGCTCCAAGCACTGGTGCCCTGAAACCTCAGCACACATCAAAACCCTTTTGTGCCTAAAAACCTACCTAGAGGATGCTGAGAGTGAGTAAACTGCTTTATCTGCTTCTAGGTCAAGCTGCACTCACCTGCCCTGGTTTAGGGACTTGGGGCTTCTTTTGAAAGAAAGCCTTCAGTGTTAAGTAGAAGACTATCATTCAGAAGCATCATACTTATAAGGAAAGCTGTGtagaccagtggaaagagaatagatcGGGGAgtcaggacttgagttctaatctcagctctgccggtGGTCTGGCTGATTTGAAGAAGAAGGGTACTCCAGGCATGGGGGAGGATGTGAGTAAGGGGACAGGGCCAGGATAGGCAAGGATGGGGCCCACTGAGGTTACCTTCAGAGTAGCGAAGAGAGCCCCAAATGGGGAATAGTGGGTGAATAGGGCagatagaggagagagatggtTGCTACCTCCCAGAAGCCAGTAGcttcttttttattgtatttatactGCGTCAACCATTGTTCtaccactggggtagacatatgttatataggtctgacacagtccctgtcccgcccctgccccaaatggggctctcattttaaggaggagggagaacaggtttttaacccccaggcatttaatctctgaagcacaaagaagttaaatgctttgcccaaggttacacagaaaacagtaggcagagccaggattagaacctgtaacctctggctcccaggcccctgctctttccactaggccacactcctagtGGCAGaatcagagggaaggagggaatgagggtcagaggcaagagggagccagggatggaaggaaggagggagccagggtcataagggaggagggagcagagattCAGAGAGAAATGGTAACCATCAGAGGTTTTTGCTGTATGGGAGAGCCCCATTTTGGCATCAGAATGTGTGACAGGCTGGAAAAGGTCGAGGCTTGAGGCAAGGAGACCTACGaaaaggctgatacaatagtcaagtcaggaggcaataataattattattattatggtatttgttgagtgcttactacgtgccaggcactgtactaagtgctgcggtagatacaagcaaattgggttggacacagtgcctggcccatgtggagttcacagtcttgatccccattttacagatgaggtaactgaggcacagagaaatcaagtgacttgcccaagaacacacagcatacaagtggcagaactgggattagaacccatggccttctgactcccaggcccatgcactatccactaggccatcctgcttcagaGATGATGACAGTTTGAGCCAGAGTGGTGGCCATTTGCGTGGAGAGAAAAAGGTAGATCTCGGAAATActgtggaggaaaaacaggtaggaTTTATTGAATGATCAATTATGTGGTATTGGCATTGAGGAAATGCAACAGAGGGAGGACCTGCAAATGAGACTGAGGAGGAGCTTTCAGgaggtaggagaagaaccaggtgaGAGCCAAATCAGAGAGTGTTcctaggaaaagggaggggcctatggtcaatcagtcggtcacatgtattgagtgcttactatgtgcagagcattgtaatgagtgcttaggagagtacaatataacagactcattcccttctCATGAAAGGCAGTTGGGAAGCCAAGACGGAATAGGACAAAGCGATGGAGTTCCCTGTTAGGAACAAATAATGAGACTTGGGCCTGGTTCTCCAGAATCGAGAATCTGTCCTACAGAATTGACTGTGCTGCTATTGGTTCTCAATGTGTCCCTCACACTCTCTTGTCCCTCCCAATCCTGACACTCAATCATGGGGTGCATCAAGAGAGAAGACAATCAGGGGTACAGCACCCTTCAAAGTGAAGAGGTAGTCTTCACCCTCTTCAACCAGCTCCAGGCAGAACTGGGACAAGaaccaaataatggtatttattgagtgcttattatgtgcagagaactgtactaaacacttgggaaagtacaatacaacaggattagcaaacagattccctgcccagaacgagctaaccatctagaggaggagatagacataaatataaataaataagtagtttataaaatagaatataaagatatgaacaaaagtgctgtggggttgggagttgggTGATTTataagattcaagtgcatagatgaggcagaagggagagagagctggagaaagtgaattttagggaaggcctcttggaggagatgtgacctcaagaACCCGCATTTTCTGAGTCCTAAAGGACTTCCTTGGGCCAATGACCAGGCTAGAGCAGAGCCTATTGGACATGACTATCACAAATTGATTGGAGACCTTAGTGAATGTGGCCTTAGTGGACAAAGGGGGTGAAACCCCAAATGTAACCTGCTGAGAAGAAactttgaggagtttggagaggaatgagatCAAGGAGATGGGGTAATAGAGGGTGCAGCAGGATCCAGAAACACACTGAAATATTGAAGACACATCACCCACGGAGACtagaaactttaaaaaaaaattagatatgCACCAGAGTAGAacttgaaaagagggagagggaagggcttcAGTAGAGGGAGGGTGAAGGTGTTGGAGGCAGGGGGAATGATGTGCTGAAGGTACTTGtaacgtgcttaataaattccggacactgtaccaagtggtagggtagacataaggtaatcaggttggagacagtccatgtcccacatagggctcaaacgtcttaatccccatgctacaaacaaggcaactgaggcccagagaagtgaagtgacatccccaaggtcactcggcagaaaagaggcagagctaggatttgaatccgggtccttcagactcccaagcccatgctctatccataggccatgctgtttctcttctggaCACCAAGTTAGGTTTCCAAAAGTACAACAGGCCAGTCCTCAGGGGGCTCAGGACTCACTTGTGAGCTAATTTCTGCCCATTTTTTCACATGTTCCCAGCATGGGAGATTTCCACAGCAATGcctctggctccctctccttcATTCTGACTGGCTTCCCGGGATTGGAGGATTCCTTGTACTGGATGTTTATTCTGCTGGGAGCCCTCTACTCTGTTGCCATCCTAGGAAACTCCCTGATTCTGGTCATCCTGAAGGAGGAGCAGAGCCTGCACCAACCCATGTACTATTTCCTGGCCATGCTGTCCATCAGTGACCTGGGGGTGAGCTGCTCAACTCTGCCCACGGTCCTGGGCACCTTCTGCTTCAACATCAGGGAGGTTGGCTTCGATGCCTGCATGGCCCAGATGTTCTTCATCCACTTTTTCTCCTTGACGGAGTCAGGCATCCTGCTGGCCATGAGCTttgaccgctatgtggccatctgtaacCCCCTCAGATACTCAGCGATACTGATTGGCAGCTGCATTGTCAAGATGGGTTTGGCTGTTTTAGTACGCAGCTTCATTTTGATCCTTCCTCTACCCTTCTTCCTGAGAAGACTGCCATTCTGCAAGGCCAACATTCTCCATCATGCCTACTGTCTCCATCCCGATCTCATCCGCCTGCCCTGTGGGGACACTACTGTCAACAGCTTATTTGGCCTGTCCATCCTGGTCTCCACATTCGGACTGGATTCTGTGCTCATCTTCATCTCCTACGTCCTGATCTTCAGGTCTGTCCTGACCATCGTGTCCCAGGCAGGAAGATCCAAGGCCTTCAACACCTGTGTCTCCCACATCTGCGCGGTGCTCATCTTCTACATTCCAATAGGGGGTGTGTCCATGAGTCACAGGTATGGGAAACTGGCACCTCCTTTTGTCCACACATTGATGTCCATCATCTACCTCTCCGTGCCACCCATGctcaaccccatcatctacagcaTCAAAACTAAGGAGATCCACAAAAGAATGGTCAAGATGCTCTCTGGTGCTTTCGGGGTGTGCTGGGGGAGGTAACTGCTTTTCTGGATAATATTAAATGCTATTTTTAGTGCTTCACCTTTGTCAAAAGTCTGAGCCTCCTGGATCCTGGTCACTGAGAAAAGGACAGTTTCCGCCCTAATCTGGCTTGTGAGCTTGAAGAATCCTGTCAGGTAGAAAATCTCAGTGGTCAGTCCAGTGGTATGTGACCCTTTCagaatccccccgccccacacaaaccccctgggtcacctctatttCAGACACACTGAGGGAACCAGGACAAGATGGAGTCAGGGCTCACCATGGTGACCTCTCAAGATTCCAGAAATTGGGGTCTTTATTCAGTGCACCTCAGGACAGGGCAGAGAGGGGccaagggaaggatgggagaagctTCATTCTCATCAAGACCCTCAAGCCTGTGTGGGTGGGGCAGGTGGGTAGATGGGCCAAACCCAAACAGAGCTGAGAATGCACTTTGCTCAACTCACTCACCTTAGCCAAACTATGAGAATGCTTGATAGAACAcatttttccctttcctgtcATCCAGATTCTGGCCTTAGACTTATTCCCTGCTTTCTTGTAAACTTAACTCTGGCTTTCTTTTCAAATAAGAACTCGACTGGCAACGAGGCCATGGCCAAAAGGATAGTTTGAGAATTAGTGTCAATTAGGATCCTGTCCTGAATATTTTGCTTTGACAAATAGACTCAGTTATTCTGACCAATTTACTTCTAACCCACTAAATTGAAGGTGTCTCAAGTTGGAGGTGATGAATAGGAATTATACTTTAAGGTCAACTTCTGAAATGttgtgaagcagcatgccctagttgtCTTGTGATCCAGggaggcatagtgggtagagcagggacttgggagtcagaaggacttgtgttctaatcctggctctacctcttgtttgctgtgtgaccttggtcaagtcacttagcttccctgtgtctcagttacctcagctgtaacatggggattaaggcaatgactgtgagtcccatgggggttccaacagagtccaacctaattatcttgtatgtaccccagtgcttagtacagtgactggtgcattgtaagtgcttaacaaataccaaaaaaatgcaAGGTTAGTAAATTGGTCCATTTTCTGTCCAACTGTAGACACAGAATACCATGTTTAGCAAAAAAGTCTTCAATAAAATTAGTCATTTGTGATTGTAGAGCTGTTCAGCATAGCAATTTCTACATAATTTGAAATGTAATTATCATCAGAGACCTAAGATTTCCCATCATATACAAAGAAATTCATTTCCACTTCTGACCAAGTTTTCAATATTTCCTGGTTCACAACTGGTTGGCTCATACCACTGACACTTTTGATGTTCTTTTAGGATGTTTTCTTTGAATCATTTATATGTGGCCAGTACAAACCACCTGAACAAATACATGGCTCATTTTCCTCTCACATTTTTCCACATGCAAGGAATCCTCCTGTATTCACCAGTAAGGTCTAATATCACATTAGCAGGCATCATTACCTGGGAGCTTTTTAAAAGTATCCCTCATATTTTATGTAATTCACAACTGTGCCCCAATGCAACAGGGTAGCAAAATTACTTTTGAGACACATTCAAAGTGAATTTCATGCATCAGCTTTCTTGGCCTGTTAATTTCACATGCAAGCTATGAAAAACTGTTCTTTGTTTCTTCTGTCATTTGAACTTTTTTCGAATTCCATCTGCCGAGGTATATGTTTCTCAGTAGGTAACTTAGTGTTGACAGTCTATTAATGATTTCAAGCTGACAGATTGTACCCATTGACATTTCTCCAAACACAATTTATCCTGTAAATACTTTCAGTAGAGTTTGTCTTGTGCCaggtttgtattgtactttccaataaagTTCAACCTGATCAATGCTTTTTTAATCTTCACTGTCTTTTAAAGCAATTAAACTTGTGATGAGATTTATTCTGTTTTGATCTATTTCTATGCATCTACCAACAGTTCCCCCCCAAATGGGAAATTTCTTTCAATCTAAATTGACATTTACTTCCGTGCAGTTTCGTGTCCTCTCCCCATATTTGAACCAATGTCTATTCAATGTCTTTTTCATGTTCCCCTAGTGTTGCACTCCAGGGCAGTGAATCAGTCAGGGATGCTCTTGCAGTCATCTATAGTTTTAAAAACTTGATTACCTCTTTGATGGAAAACTTCCATAGCAGAACACAAACCAAATGCCAGTGGATAAACAATAGCTTCCAAATGCCAAATTCTACAGGCTTCCAGTTAAAATAGTTTGTGACAGAACCCTGAATATGTGTGGAGAAAGAAAAGTATTTTGCATCTGACATTTGACAAAAGCCTcatctcaatcaataaatggcatttattgagagtttaccatgtccaaagcactgcactaagcacttggtagaatagtAGACACACTGCCATAaagtggtagacacagtctccacCTGTAAGGACCTTATAGTATGAAGGAGGAGTTTTCATTCTGGAGGAGGTGCTGAGTGTCTACAAgaagagtttactgtctagaatggaaaaaaaaaaaaaccatttttaaaaaataagtatTCATATCTTTGGGATCCAAAATAGTCTAAGCAATCCAACCATTTTCTTTACTGACCCAAATGAATGTGCATATGCCTTAAATCTGTCTATTTTTTCTACAGTTCTTTGTATTAATCCCATATCCTTCGAGCATCCATACCGGAGCGCACTTTTTGAAAAATTTATCATTTTCCTACTCCTTCAGAAACTTTTAGGTATTCATTTAACTTATATTAACTTCCTCTGGCAAGTCATAAACTTTCTTAATTAACCCACACACCAGACGTGTTCGCAATCTCAGATTTGTTACACTATTCCCCTTAACAGAAATGATTTGAACAATATGTTTCCTATCTTCACATtctactggttcattcattcattcattcactcacatttattgagcacttacagtttgcaaagcactgtactaagtgcttgggagagtacattataacatcagacacattccctgtccacaacgagctcacagtctagagggggagacagacattaatataagaagcagcatggagtagtggatacagcatgggcctgggagtcagaaggtcatgggttctaatcctggctttgccacttgtctgctgtgtgaccctgggcaagtcacttcactaatctgttcttcagttatctcatctgtaaaatggggattgaaactgtgagtcttcctgggacgggaactgtgtccaacccgatttgcttgtatccaccccagtgcttagtacagtgcctgatacacagtaactgcttaacaagtactacagttactattattattataaataaataaataacagatattatacagatatatacatctgtgctgtgg from the Tachyglossus aculeatus isolate mTacAcu1 chromosome 2, mTacAcu1.pri, whole genome shotgun sequence genome contains:
- the LOC119943533 gene encoding olfactory receptor 51I2-like, with the protein product MGDFHSNASGSLSFILTGFPGLEDSLYWMFILLGALYSVAILGNSLILVILKEEQSLHQPMYYFLAMLSISDLGVSCSTLPTVLGTFCFNIREVGFDACMAQMFFIHFFSLTESGILLAMSFDRYVAICNPLRYSAILIGSCIVKMGLAVLVRSFILILPLPFFLRRLPFCKANILHHAYCLHPDLIRLPCGDTTVNSLFGLSILVSTFGLDSVLIFISYVLIFRSVLTIVSQAGRSKAFNTCVSHICAVLIFYIPIGGVSMSHRYGKLAPPFVHTLMSIIYLSVPPMLNPIIYSIKTKEIHKRMVKMLSGAFGVCWGRMFSLNHLYVASTNHLNKYMAHFPLTFFHMQGILLYSPVRSNITLAGIITWELFKSIPHILCNSQLCPNATGVALQGSESVRDALAVIYSFKNLITSLMENFHSRTQTKCQWINNSFQMPNSTVLCINPISFEHPYRSALFEKFIIFLLLQKLLEMI